The Malus domestica chromosome 08, GDT2T_hap1 genomic interval AAGTTTATCAAAGTCATTGTTTCGTGTTCTTGACTCTCGAAAGCCAAACAGGCTGCTTTGCTTACTTTACGAAAGTCATGTCACACTTTCACATAAAATATGGGCTGACACCTTCCACGAAAGCATACTGACATTTACAAACGAGGATTTACGAACAAGGATTTACGAGGACCTTACGAAGGTGGATTGAGGACTGACATTACGAATGACTGACATTAGGAAAGTGGAATGACACAATGGAAGAGACTGACATTACAACAGTGGACTGACATTACGGAAGAGGACTGACATTACGAAAGTGGATGACAAAAGATGACTGACATTACGAACGTGGACTAACGGAAGAGGACTGACATTACGAAAGTAGACTGACATGGCGAAAATGGATGACGAAAGATGACTGACATTACGAACGTGGACTAACATTACGGAAGAGGACTGACATTACGAAAGTGGACTGACATGGCGAAAGAGGACTGACGAAATTTAACTGTGCAGTCTGACATGTCACACTTATGCGTATCTATTATATAACTCATTGTCCTGTTCCGTCTTACctttatacatacatacatatatatatatatgcatacttTTGAGGACCTCACATTCTTGCCAGACTTTTGCACGTTTCCCTATATGTACTTTTGTGGACATCATGTCCCGaccagatttttgcatgctTTCGCATGCCTTTCTATATGTATATtcgcctatatatatatatatatatatatatatgtacccATATGGACATCACGTCCTGTCTAGATTCTTGCatgcttttctctctctccacatatatatatatatatatatatatatcttcagTTGTTCGAAAGCTCCCCTTTGCTCATGCCCCTACACATCTCCTTTCTGGTTTCGTATGGCTTGAAAAAAAGGTTTGCATCGATCGGATGATCGTGAGATGAAACGACTAAGGGCAGCGATTCGCCCGGTTAACACTTGAATGTCTCTGGGTGTTACCGAATCTGGCATGTTACACAAGGCTTCAACTTTGCTGGGTTCGGTTCGATACCTCGTTTGTTCACTATGTGCCCTAAGAACTGCCCAGATGATACACCGAATGCGCATTTTGCCAGGTTTAGCCGCATGTGATATCTTCTCAATATGTCAAAGGTGTTGCGTAGATGATCAATGTGTTGGCACCTTTCTCGGCTTTTGACGAccatatcatcaatgtaaacctCCATTGTATTTCCGATTTGATTTTTAAACATCTTGTTCACTAACCTTTGATAAGTCGAGCCGGCATTCTTAAGTCCGAAAGGCATAACGGTGTAACAATACAATCCACGCTCAGTGATAAAAGCAGTCTTCTCTTGATCTTCAACAGCCATAGGAATTTGGTTATAACCAGAATAAGCATCTAAGAAAGACAATAGTGCATACCCAGCCGTAGCATCCACCGTCTGGTCAATCTTTGGAATAGGAAAACAATCTTTCCGACATGCTCTGTTCAGGTTGGTATAATCCACACACACACgccattttcctttttctttcttgccCACCACCACGACATTCGAAACCCAAGTTGGGCACCAGACATCACGAATGAACCCAACTTCGATGAGCCTATCGACTTCTTTACTGATACTCTGATATCGTTCTGGCGCAAATCTCCTTTGCTTTTGTCTGTGTGGAGGATAACTCAGATCAACATTTAACTGATGGCATGCCACTTCCGGATCAATTCCTAGCATGTCCCTATGATACCATGCAAAAACATCAACGTTGCTCCTTAGAAATTTCATCAACTCTTCGACTTCCGCATCAGATAAGAGGGAGCCCACCCATATTCGTTTCTCAGGATCGGTTGGATCCAAAACCTCTTCCCTCAATGGTTCTATAGTTGGGGGTTCTTGATCGCCGTTTTCCTGATCCTGTTGTGGTGGGTCCTCCGTTAATTGCTATAATGGTTTATTCTCATGAAGGTCCGTGCTCTGTTGTACTTCCTTGTTTGTCTTGATGTCTGTTGCCATGCTGTAGCATTTTCTGGCCTCCAGCTGATCCCCTTTGATATCGATGGTCGTTTGACCATCCGTCGACAAACACCTCATTACTTGGCATCTGGTTGACGCTTCCCCATCCATTCGATGGATCCAATCCCTTCCCATAATGGCATTATATGCACTTGGTGCATCGATGATGACAAAAGTGATGAAAAGAGTCTTACCTGCTGCTGTGACAAGAAGGGTCACGTCTCCAATGGGCCGGGCCTTAGTTCCTTCAAATGCATAGATATGAGTTGGGTTTGGCCTTATCTCTTTCTCGTCTAATTTCATTCTTCTAAATGTGCTCCAAAATAGAACGTATGTGCTGCTTCCCCCATCTATCATTACCCTTTTCACTCTTGAATTGGCAACACATAGCATTACGACCAACGCATCATTGTGAGGGAATTGAATTCCTTCGAGGTCTTTTTGGCTAAAGGAGATGACTCTGAAATTATCCAACGCTTTAGACGTTTCAGGGGCTGATGTTATGTTGTGTACGTGTCTGGACTTCTCGGCCTCTCGTCTTTGTGACCGATAGCGCACTTCACGTCCCTCAGAGGGTTCGGGCCCACCATGTATGATGTTGATATCCAACAACCTCTTATCCGTTCCAATGTTTCCTGTTACTGCTTGAAGTCTTCCATCGTTCTTGTGTTCGTCTCTTGATTCTATGTGGTACTGTGACAACATCCCCTTCTTCAGTATAGCTTCCACTTGGTTTCTTAGGCTTTGACAATCATTAGTGGTATGACCAAAGTCGTTGTGATGAGCGCACATCTTGTTCCTGTCTTGCTTCTCTAGTGGCGTTCGAATTGGGATCTGTGCACGAAAGATTCCTTTTCCTTTGTTCTCGTAAAAATTTTTACCCATGCTCACTGTCAGCTTAGTGTTTGGGCGATCAAGTCTAGATCTTTCTTGCCTCGGTTGAGCCGTGGGTTTTAAGGTAAGTGCGGTAGTGTCCGCTAGAGATGCAGCAATAGTCGCGGTGGCCCGCTTTGATTGGATAAGTTCCTTTTCCTCTAATCTGATGATTCCATCAGCTCGGGCCATCACCTCCCTCATGTCCAGTGGTGGTGTCTCGATTAACGACCTACGCATCTTCGTTCCAGGTAACACCCCTTCTCGGAATGCCAAAGCGGCGGTGTGAGAGTCACACTCTTCTAGGGTAGACATCTCTTCCGTGAACCTAGTCATGTAGCTCTTGAGGCTCTCGCCAACATTTTGTTTGGTGCTGAACAAGATCGTAACATCTTTTCTTGACCTCCGATTACAGACATATTGAGATATGAACGCTTCACAGAGATCTGTGAAACTTTCGATAGATCTCGATTTCAGTTGTCTAAACCACGTTAAAGATGATCGCGAAAGACTTGAGGAGAACAACTTGTACATGAGGGCCTCATCGTCTCCTTCAAGTGCCATCTGCTATTGAAAGTGGTAAATGCGTTCGACAGGATCAGTCGTGCCTTCAAATAGCCTAAACTTTGGTTGGGTGAACTTGGCAGGTTTTTTAGCTTTCAGGATGTCCTCTGTGAACGACGATTTGTGAATTCCTCTGGCCGCTTCTAAGGCAAGCTCCACTGGGGTTTGTGGCTTGTATCCCTTCACAAATCAACATCTTTTACCTTTTTTGATCCTTTTCCCCTGTAACCCCCTTCGCCCTGATTTTTTGTCACTTCAACACGGTTACTAGATGGCACGCTACTAAAGCTACCTTCCTTATCCTcctcttctgcacgttgtctcttGGTGCCTGTTACATCTTCTACGACATTTCTCGCTTCAGCCTTCTTCAATGCCTCATCTGCTGTCTTTTTTGTTTCACGCAATTCCCTTGTTAACCTTCTAAATTGTTCCATGGCAAGACTGGGTTCACTATTTTGTGATTGAGACCTAGCATGTACCGATCGAGTCCCTACGCCTTCAGAGGGATTCAGAACTTCTTGTGCGGATCCAGTCATGTTTGTAGTTTGATTTTGATatcccacaaacggcgccaacTGTTGGAGTGAGATttcctacaaaaagaaatacCTCCACAGATTTGTTGACCGCAATCCTCACGTTCGCCGAATCCTTCTTTGAGATGTCCCAAAATAATCTTCCTCCGCAGTTTGGCGAGCGGGTACCTACAAAAGATCCTTCAACGCTCAAGTTAGTCAATTGATTTCTATTCTTTGGATTATCTCGGGTTCTCCTCACGTACCTTGTTCTTTGGCTCCACTTCATCTTTATAAGATTGCATACCTGGAGAACAAGTACCAcgatctctctctccttcccactTCCTTAGTGGTCCTCCGTAATATGATTGCATGCTTCGGGAACAAACACCACGTCATACTTTCCTTTCCCACTTCCTCGGTGATCCTCCGTAATGGAGGCGGTTACGTGGACACGTGCGCCTGCTTGTTCCTCATGGGCTTTCCTTACGATTTACCTTGCATAACATCATCCTTAGGTGACTTGGATTGGCCCATGAGTCGAAATCCAGATTTTATCCTCCCacagaaggctttggtgtatttaacacaatacgttgaaatgaagcaaagcttatttattgatatctccgataagttacaaatatgtacatatacatgtatcaaaataaacaaacaagagggagccttcacaaaggttgcttaggagaagtctcagcagtcggcagagccccaaaaAGAGTAGGCActggagggtgatcattcggagcctcagtactgagcagaaccctagaaggaggaggcaccgaaggttaatcatttgaagtttcattatgcggtacagccccaaaagatgaaggcaataaatgcctttggaacgaacccacaaacctctgatgatcaagtaaaatctaaccatcagatttctacagctggtcaagcttcatcttcatgtttgtagcatagtcatgtgtgagcctgtgcaattgtttattctcatgcttgagccctttaatctcctgtttaagacttatcacttcagccgccaatgattcaacttggcgggttcgagcaaataggcgttgggccatattagacacagaacatgcacactgaacactgaaagctagagaatccttaacagccaactcatcagaccatttggaaattagtctgttatctttgggagtgagaaggttcctggccaccaccgcagcggtcatatcatttttcatcacagagtccccaacggtaaaaggactagtagaggataagaaggatgggcgccatatattgtcttgaggagacatagctgcctcttcaccaaaagtcaaaatgacggttgaatgggccagacattttcagaaatgataacggagaaatgaggtccaataaatctctgaagtacaaaaataaggggaaaattcctacaagcactaactctctaaatgtacttcttgcacacaattggtgcctctataaaagaaagggcaacagagccgttggttcaaaaatcgaagaggcaccactctccgaatttcaagaaacggattttcctgagtaaaatatgtcaacaatctccacacgcaacatcagctcttcaggtaccacagataactttgccaaagatctctgacaaagtttagacacataaattttgaaagtcCAGCTACcttaccattacccacaagggtaaaggaacagcaccactgcttgataattggaaagtccttatgtgtgtcaacctctgtgctccgtggcaaggcagactggtaaaaatgcccaacctttactcacattcaagaaaacacttacaacaagattgcttgctcaaaaatcgaagaggcaccgctctccgaatctcgaaagccagacttccaataggattgctttctcaaaaatcgaagagacactgctatccgaatctcgaaagccagactcccaacaagattgctttctcaaaaatcgaagaggcaccgctctccaaatctcgaaagTCAGACTTCTAActggattactttctcaaaaaattgaagagccaccgttctccgaatctcgaaagtcagacttccaacaggattgctttctcaaaaatcgaagaggcaccattctcaaaaatctcaagagccagatccccgacaggattggttgttcgaaaatcgaagaggcaccgctctccgaactttgagagccatatttccttggataaagattgtctgcaatcttcacacgcaacatcagctttccagataccacagaccactttttcaaagtgctctgacaaagttaaaacacgtgaagcttgcagctcccactacattgctatgaccgagaagggtaaaggaacagcgttaTTACTtgctgttgggacaattcctatatatgtcgacattcatcctccacagccaggcagacttgcaaataaaaaaaaagctcaacttttcttcacatccgagaaggcactctcagcagagtctctcgaaatactcatctTCTTTTCCCCcagataatacctttgcaaacaagccacaccagagcaagagtatctcatatcatcagggttaaaagcaagagtatcccatatcatgttttttccctgtcttttcctttgccattgtttttacctgcaagataaggaaaaagagggcaatcagttagcacttggaatcaagcttccagtcaggaactgactgcctggaactccttgcctgattacttacctggcattgctcttgagtactcatcttcaacatcttatgcttccagaaaagataccacatctgcctggggaacagatagggcaagtgaaaaggatacaaggaagcatgtggagacaagcgcaacagaatacgtgccgattcatctattactttgttAACAGCAAAattatcccatatcatcaaggttgaacgcactcttgatttgatggacttgttttgaccttcaaattcttgagtcgaccttatactctagaggaaaccagaaaaccctccagcccagttcaagaataagcctgtggaaagttaattcttcaaaagcaaaaatatctcatatcatctcttctcctttttcttctctttatccttcttgctgccTACAAGATAGGgaaaatgagaacaatcaaccggaagtcgaaatcaaacttctgatctgggactgattgctggaagctctgattgcttaccttgtatgtcacctctttcagtaaATCTCttagctcggtgacttgggggacttctactacatggtttgtatcgcgcttgaccaagcctgaaactacaagtaagcttcaagtgaaattgatacattaccttgtacaTCTctaccggttaaagataccacccttggatggaggaaaagtacttccagagaagatgctacatctacctatgagacagttaaggcaagtgaaaacgataccacacttcggtacttagaagtttcgtgattactcatcAGCTTGGATCTTGTAAGTCCCCAAACGAGGAGATTCCCtaactcgggaacttaggggagcactgtttgtaccatacttgacgaatcccgaaactactgagcatcggtcaacgttataccgtcaaggacccagaagagtttccctccaaccaggagaccaatcacagtgcaacacctgtcgacatcagaagccaatcatagcgcgacacgtgtcaacaccaaaagccaatcacaacacgacacgtgtcaatgtcagaacaaagctagaaactctcttctataaaaggagatcattctcccacaatattttctaatgtcatttgtactaaatcattcactagtactcattaaatgagagcttgaacatatgtacttgtgtaaacccttcacaattaatgagaactcctttactctgtagacgtagccaatctgggtgaaccacgtacatcttgtgtttgcttccctgtctctatcaatttacatacttatccacactagtgaccggagcaatctagcgaaggttacaacttaacactttctgttgtaccaaagtcctcactgattttgtacatcaacaactaatatataactcacaacactccccctcaagttggtgcaaaaATGTTACGCATGCTcaacttgtcaagcgagttggaaaacacactattagacacaaccttagtaagagcatcagcaagttgatcttcagatcccacaaacggaaacataataattccagcatccaatttttccttaatgaaatgtcgatcaatctccaTATGTTTTGTTCGATtatgttgcactggattataagcaatctcaatagcatccttattatcacaatgaagtttcataacacctttgggtttaaacccaagatctcttaacaattttttcaaccacaacaactcacatacaccatgagacataccacgaaactcagcttctgcacttgacctagccaccactttttgtttcttgcttctccaagtaactaaattaccacccacaaacgtaaagtatccagatgtagatcgccgatcagtgatagaacctgcccaatctgcatttgtatacccttcgacattcaaataaccattcttggagaaaaaCATGTCTCCGCCAGGAGTcatcttcaagtacctcaaaatacaggttactgcatccatatgagcttcactaggtaagtgcataaactgacttaccacactaactgcataagcaatgtcagggcgagtgtgagacaaataaattaatctcccaacaagcctctgataccgttccttatgagtaggaacttgatctggaaataaCCCATACGATAATTCTGCTCAATCGGAGTATCAACAagtttgcaatctaacatacatgttttagctaacaaatcaagaacatacttccgttgagacagaaaaataTTATTCTTGGATCAtgcaacctcgattccaagaaaatacttcaattcacccaattctttcatctcaaactcagtagctaggtacatttgaaggcgttgtatctccttctgatcatcactagtcactatcatgtcatcaacataaataatcaatgtaGTTAGCATACCATTTTGTCactttagaaacaaagtatgatctgaatgactctggatatacccaaacttcttcattgaacttgtaaacctcccaaaccacgctctaggagattgtttcaaaccatacaagacctttcgtaacctgcatacaacaccttttccgggagatgttccaataccaggtgggagatccatatacacttcctccttaagatcaccatgaaggaaaacattcttaacatcaaactgcaacagAGGCCAATCCTGGTTTGCTGCTAAGGACAGACGAACGCGCACAatattaagtttggcaacaggagTAAAGGTCTCCTGATAGTCCACCCCATAAGTTTGAGTATAATCCTTAGCAACTAATCTGACTTTATACCGGTCAATAGAACCATCTActttgtgcttaatagtaaacacccatctacatccaacgactttcttcccgtttggtaaaggaaccaaatcccaagtagaatttttttccaaagcttccatctcaattttcatggcattaacccacttagggtcagacaaagcatcttacaattttgttggaattgatacactagatagctgacatatgtaagatgcatatggtttggacaaacggtgagtagacacataattgttgataggatatttggctttggcatgcatatcaggctcatattgtactttaggttttccatGATTATCTCGTGGAGGCAAatgataagtagaagaatcgtcagaatttaccttatgtatgccaccatcttgtaccaaactgttagaagaatcatcactggacGAACCATCATCAAGCAACTCATTAGACATATCATCAGCAGGCAACCGATCATTAAAAGGTAATTCGTTAGACATACTAACAG includes:
- the LOC114827154 gene encoding uncharacterized protein — protein: MALEGDDEALMYKLFSSSLSRSSLTWFRQLKSRSIESFTDLCEAFISQYVCNRRSRKDVTILFSTKQNVGESLKSYMTRFTEEMSTLEECDSHTAALAFREGVLPGTKMRRSLIETPPLDMREVMARADGIIRLEEKELIQSKRATATIAASLADTTALTLKPTAQPRQERSRLDRPNTKLTVSMGKNFYENKGKGIFRAQIPIRTPLEKQDRNKMCAHHNDFGHTTNDCQSLRNQVEAILKKGMLSQYHIESRDEHKNDGRLQAVTGNIGTDKRLLDINIIHGGPEPSEGREVRYRSQRREAEKSRHVHNITSAPETSKALDNFRVISFSQKDLEGIQFPHNDALVVMLCVANSRVKRVMIDGGSSTYVLFWSTFRRMKLDEKEIRPNPTHIYAFEGTKARPIGDVTLLVTAAGKTLFITFVIIDAPSAYNAIMGRDWIHRMDGEASTRCQVMRCLSTDGQTTIDIKGDQLEARKCYSMATDIKTNKEQLTEDPPQQDQENGDQEPPTIEPLREEVLDPTDPEKRIWVGSLLSDAEVEELMKFLRSNVDVFAWYHRDMLGIDPEVACHQLNVDLSYPPHRQKQRRFAPERYQSISKEVDRLIEVGFIRDVWCPTWVSNVVVVGKKEKGKWRVCVDYTNLNRACRKDCFPIPKIDQTVDATAGYALLSFLDAYSGYNQIPMAVEDQEKTAFITERGLYCYTVMPFGLKNAGSTYQRLVNKMFKNQIGNTMEVYIDDMVVKSRERCQHIDHLRNTFDILRRYHMRLNLAKCAFGVSSGQFLGHIVNKRGIEPNPAKLKPCVTCQIR